One genomic region from Enoplosus armatus isolate fEnoArm2 chromosome 17, fEnoArm2.hap1, whole genome shotgun sequence encodes:
- the LOC139300361 gene encoding dehydrogenase/reductase SDR family member 7C-B-like isoform X1 produces the protein MIVEGEMDSNVTEPESFWDILQEMDPVWTTTVLLVPLVVVLTAGFFYLYGAVIGLLSKTSVRNKVVVITDALSALGKECAGVFHKGGARLILCGKSWEKLEELADDLANASDPTVTFPSKLVLLDFGDMDSMPEAIVEILDCYGCLDILILNSSMKVKAPAQSLSLEMDKLLMDNNYFGPATLAKGLLPSMISRRTGHLLLVNSIQGKLAVPFRTAYAASKHAVQAFFDCLRAEVEEYGISVSTINHTFISRSASDKTEAASSRSLWSLLYTRKPLGVSPDEAAAEIVKTLNNKRKEVVIAPSLPKVAIYTRSFFPNVFFAVMAAGVNNAAAAEKM, from the exons ATGATTGTAGAAGGTGAGATGGATTCCAATGTTACGGAGCCGGAGAGCTTTTGG GATATCCTCCAGGAGATGGACCCAGTATGGACCACCACTGTTCTCCTGGTGCCGCTGGTAGTCGTGCTGACTGCTGGATTTTTCTACCTCTATGGTGCAGTGATCGGCCTCTTGTCCAAAACATCAGTACGCAATAAGGTGGTGGTTATAACTGACGCTTTATCTGCGCTTGGAAAAG AATGTGCAGGTGTGTTTCACAAAGGAGGGGCGAGGCTGATCCTCTGCGGGAAAAGCTGGGAGAAACTTGAAGAACTTGCAGATGATTTGGCAAACGCCTCAGACCCAACTGTA ACGTTTCCCTCTAAACTGGTGCTGCTGGACTTTGGGGACATGGACAGCATGCCGGAGGCGATCGTGGAGATCCTGGACTGTTACGGCTGCCTGGATATTCTCATCCTCAACAGCAGCATGAAGGTGAAAGCGCCTGCACAGAGTCTGTCTCTGGAGATGGACAAGCTGCTAATGGACAACAACTACTTTGGACCGGCCACGCTGGCCAAAG gtttGCTGCCCTCCATGATCTCCAGGAGAACTGGTCACCTGCTCCTGGTCAACAGCATCCAAGGGAAACTCGCGGTGCCTTTTCGCACTGCAT ATGCAGCCTCTAAACATGCAGTTCAGGCCTTCTTTGACTGCCTGAGAGCTGAAGTGGAAGAGTACGGCATCTCCGTCAGCACCATCAACCACACCTTCATCAGTCGCTCTGCGTCCGACAAGACAGAGGCAGCCTCCTCCAGATCACTGTGGTCAC TGTTATACACTAGGAAACCTCTCGGCGTCTCTCCCGATGAGGCAGCTGCTGAGATCGTGAAGACTTTAAACAACAAGAGGAAGGAGGTGGTAATTGCTCCCTCGCTCCCCAAGGTGGCCATCTACACCAGATCCTTCTTCCCTAATGTGTTCTTCGCTGTGATGGCTGCCGGAGTGAACAACGCTGCCGCCGCTGAGAAGATGTAG
- the LOC139300361 gene encoding dehydrogenase/reductase SDR family member 7C-B-like isoform X2, translating to MIVEGEMDSNVTEPESFWEMDPVWTTTVLLVPLVVVLTAGFFYLYGAVIGLLSKTSVRNKVVVITDALSALGKECAGVFHKGGARLILCGKSWEKLEELADDLANASDPTVTFPSKLVLLDFGDMDSMPEAIVEILDCYGCLDILILNSSMKVKAPAQSLSLEMDKLLMDNNYFGPATLAKGLLPSMISRRTGHLLLVNSIQGKLAVPFRTAYAASKHAVQAFFDCLRAEVEEYGISVSTINHTFISRSASDKTEAASSRSLWSLLYTRKPLGVSPDEAAAEIVKTLNNKRKEVVIAPSLPKVAIYTRSFFPNVFFAVMAAGVNNAAAAEKM from the exons ATGATTGTAGAAGGTGAGATGGATTCCAATGTTACGGAGCCGGAGAGCTTTTGG GAGATGGACCCAGTATGGACCACCACTGTTCTCCTGGTGCCGCTGGTAGTCGTGCTGACTGCTGGATTTTTCTACCTCTATGGTGCAGTGATCGGCCTCTTGTCCAAAACATCAGTACGCAATAAGGTGGTGGTTATAACTGACGCTTTATCTGCGCTTGGAAAAG AATGTGCAGGTGTGTTTCACAAAGGAGGGGCGAGGCTGATCCTCTGCGGGAAAAGCTGGGAGAAACTTGAAGAACTTGCAGATGATTTGGCAAACGCCTCAGACCCAACTGTA ACGTTTCCCTCTAAACTGGTGCTGCTGGACTTTGGGGACATGGACAGCATGCCGGAGGCGATCGTGGAGATCCTGGACTGTTACGGCTGCCTGGATATTCTCATCCTCAACAGCAGCATGAAGGTGAAAGCGCCTGCACAGAGTCTGTCTCTGGAGATGGACAAGCTGCTAATGGACAACAACTACTTTGGACCGGCCACGCTGGCCAAAG gtttGCTGCCCTCCATGATCTCCAGGAGAACTGGTCACCTGCTCCTGGTCAACAGCATCCAAGGGAAACTCGCGGTGCCTTTTCGCACTGCAT ATGCAGCCTCTAAACATGCAGTTCAGGCCTTCTTTGACTGCCTGAGAGCTGAAGTGGAAGAGTACGGCATCTCCGTCAGCACCATCAACCACACCTTCATCAGTCGCTCTGCGTCCGACAAGACAGAGGCAGCCTCCTCCAGATCACTGTGGTCAC TGTTATACACTAGGAAACCTCTCGGCGTCTCTCCCGATGAGGCAGCTGCTGAGATCGTGAAGACTTTAAACAACAAGAGGAAGGAGGTGGTAATTGCTCCCTCGCTCCCCAAGGTGGCCATCTACACCAGATCCTTCTTCCCTAATGTGTTCTTCGCTGTGATGGCTGCCGGAGTGAACAACGCTGCCGCCGCTGAGAAGATGTAG
- the LOC139300361 gene encoding dehydrogenase/reductase SDR family member 7C-B-like isoform X3: MDPVWTTTVLLVPLVVVLTAGFFYLYGAVIGLLSKTSVRNKVVVITDALSALGKECAGVFHKGGARLILCGKSWEKLEELADDLANASDPTVTFPSKLVLLDFGDMDSMPEAIVEILDCYGCLDILILNSSMKVKAPAQSLSLEMDKLLMDNNYFGPATLAKGLLPSMISRRTGHLLLVNSIQGKLAVPFRTAYAASKHAVQAFFDCLRAEVEEYGISVSTINHTFISRSASDKTEAASSRSLKPLGVSPDEAAAEIVKTLNNKRKEVVIAPSLPKVAIYTRSFFPNVFFAVMAAGVNNAAAAEKM, encoded by the exons ATGGACCCAGTATGGACCACCACTGTTCTCCTGGTGCCGCTGGTAGTCGTGCTGACTGCTGGATTTTTCTACCTCTATGGTGCAGTGATCGGCCTCTTGTCCAAAACATCAGTACGCAATAAGGTGGTGGTTATAACTGACGCTTTATCTGCGCTTGGAAAAG AATGTGCAGGTGTGTTTCACAAAGGAGGGGCGAGGCTGATCCTCTGCGGGAAAAGCTGGGAGAAACTTGAAGAACTTGCAGATGATTTGGCAAACGCCTCAGACCCAACTGTA ACGTTTCCCTCTAAACTGGTGCTGCTGGACTTTGGGGACATGGACAGCATGCCGGAGGCGATCGTGGAGATCCTGGACTGTTACGGCTGCCTGGATATTCTCATCCTCAACAGCAGCATGAAGGTGAAAGCGCCTGCACAGAGTCTGTCTCTGGAGATGGACAAGCTGCTAATGGACAACAACTACTTTGGACCGGCCACGCTGGCCAAAG gtttGCTGCCCTCCATGATCTCCAGGAGAACTGGTCACCTGCTCCTGGTCAACAGCATCCAAGGGAAACTCGCGGTGCCTTTTCGCACTGCAT ATGCAGCCTCTAAACATGCAGTTCAGGCCTTCTTTGACTGCCTGAGAGCTGAAGTGGAAGAGTACGGCATCTCCGTCAGCACCATCAACCACACCTTCATCAGTCGCTCTGCGTCCGACAAGACAGAGGCAGCCTCCTCCAGATCACT GAAACCTCTCGGCGTCTCTCCCGATGAGGCAGCTGCTGAGATCGTGAAGACTTTAAACAACAAGAGGAAGGAGGTGGTAATTGCTCCCTCGCTCCCCAAGGTGGCCATCTACACCAGATCCTTCTTCCCTAATGTGTTCTTCGCTGTGATGGCTGCCGGAGTGAACAACGCTGCCGCCGCTGAGAAGATGTAG
- the LOC139300361 gene encoding dehydrogenase/reductase SDR family member 7C-B-like isoform X4, with amino-acid sequence MDPVWTTTVLLVPLVVVLTAGFFYLYGAVIGLLSKTSVRNKVVVITDALSALGKECAGVFHKGGARLILCGKSWEKLEELADDLANASDPTVTFPSKLVLLDFGDMDSMPEAIVEILDCYGCLDILILNSSMKVKAPAQSLSLEMDKLLMDNNYFGPATLAKGLLPSMISRRTGHLLLVNSIQGKLAVPFRTAYAASKHAVQAFFDCLRAEVEEYGISVSTINHTFISRSASDKTEAASSRSLKKTHKTKPLGVSPDEAAAEIVKTLNNKRKEVVIAPSLPKVAIYTRSFFPNVFFAVMAAGVNNAAAAEKM; translated from the exons ATGGACCCAGTATGGACCACCACTGTTCTCCTGGTGCCGCTGGTAGTCGTGCTGACTGCTGGATTTTTCTACCTCTATGGTGCAGTGATCGGCCTCTTGTCCAAAACATCAGTACGCAATAAGGTGGTGGTTATAACTGACGCTTTATCTGCGCTTGGAAAAG AATGTGCAGGTGTGTTTCACAAAGGAGGGGCGAGGCTGATCCTCTGCGGGAAAAGCTGGGAGAAACTTGAAGAACTTGCAGATGATTTGGCAAACGCCTCAGACCCAACTGTA ACGTTTCCCTCTAAACTGGTGCTGCTGGACTTTGGGGACATGGACAGCATGCCGGAGGCGATCGTGGAGATCCTGGACTGTTACGGCTGCCTGGATATTCTCATCCTCAACAGCAGCATGAAGGTGAAAGCGCCTGCACAGAGTCTGTCTCTGGAGATGGACAAGCTGCTAATGGACAACAACTACTTTGGACCGGCCACGCTGGCCAAAG gtttGCTGCCCTCCATGATCTCCAGGAGAACTGGTCACCTGCTCCTGGTCAACAGCATCCAAGGGAAACTCGCGGTGCCTTTTCGCACTGCAT ATGCAGCCTCTAAACATGCAGTTCAGGCCTTCTTTGACTGCCTGAGAGCTGAAGTGGAAGAGTACGGCATCTCCGTCAGCACCATCAACCACACCTTCATCAGTCGCTCTGCGTCCGACAAGACAGAGGCAGCCTCCTCCAGATCACT gaaaaaaacacacaaaac GAAACCTCTCGGCGTCTCTCCCGATGAGGCAGCTGCTGAGATCGTGAAGACTTTAAACAACAAGAGGAAGGAGGTGGTAATTGCTCCCTCGCTCCCCAAGGTGGCCATCTACACCAGATCCTTCTTCCCTAATGTGTTCTTCGCTGTGATGGCTGCCGGAGTGAACAACGCTGCCGCCGCTGAGAAGATGTAG
- the LOC139300744 gene encoding protein NATD1-like, with amino-acid sequence MAFKLLSRLTASTIPVKSRPAAFSALSSSRSLMVKHDRQKQRFTVTPGSGAGAHDCAVLHYRFTGEKEVDLMSTYVPETFRGQGVAALLSQAAMDFLVEENLKAHVSCWYIKKYVEDHPLQHYKELVLT; translated from the exons ATGGCCTTTAAACTGTTGTCCAGACTCACTGCGTCAACTATCCCAGTGAAGTCTCGACCGGCCGCCTTCAGCGCGTTGAGCTCCAGCCGCAGTTTAATGGTGAAACATGACCGACAGAAGCAGCGTTTCACCGTCACACCGGGCAGCGGGGCTG GGGCCCATGACTGTGCGGTGCTGCACTACAGGTTCACCGGGGAGAAGGAAGTGGATCTAATGTCAACCTATGTACCAGAGACATTTAGGGGTCAAGGTGTTGCTGCACTGCTGTCACAG GCTGCCATGGACTTTCTGGTTGAAGAAAACCTCAAGGCTCATGTCTCCTGTTGGTATATAAAGAAATACGTAGAGGACCACCCACTACAGCATTATAAAGAACTCGTCCTCACTTGA